The window GGCGAGGGCGGGGGGCACCGCCTTGAGGCCCTCGGAGAGGCCGACCTGGGCGAAGGCCGAGGTGGTGGCGCAGAGGTTCTTCGCCTTGATGTCGCTGCGGACCTTGGTCAGGTCGGTGGAGAGCTGGCCGAGCGCCGTCACCAGCTGGCGCCGCGCCGTGCTGACGGCCGCCGGCTCGCCCGCGAGGCCCAGGCCGCTGCCGGCCGAGGACGCGGCGGTGGCCGCCTCCTGGAGCGTGGTGGCGAAGGCGTCCAGACCGGCGGAGGCGTTGAGCTTGCCGAGCGCGGCGCTGACCGGGTCGATGTAGCTCACCAGGACCGGCCCGTACGGCGGCTTGGTCGGCGTCGGGGTCGGGGTGGGTGTCGGGCTGGGGCTCGCACTGGCGCTCGCCGACGCCGGGGCGCTCTTGCCCGGGCCCAGGCCGAAGGAGTCCGCCCCTCCGGACCCTCCACTGGAGCACGCCGCCAGCAGCAGCGTTGTGCCGGCCGCCAGGCCGACCTTGACGAAGGACTTCATGCCCGCTCCCCCGGTGATCTCTCATGCACGCTCCGTGCATTCCCCGCGGACATGATCCCGAGCCTTTGTCACGCGGTCAACAGGGCGCACAAGAGGCGTGTTGAGGCGCAGGCAGGGCGCATAGAGGGGCGCACGGGACGCCACCGCCCGTCAACTACGATCGGTCACGTGCTCAGGCTTACGGGACTCCCCCTCCAGATCATCGCCTCCCTCCTCGCGATCGGCGTCTTCGCCGCCACGATGTGGCTCTGGCCGAGATTCGGCGGGCGCGGCTGGCAGGCCTGGCTCGGGCGGATCGGCGCCTTCCTCGCCACCCAGATCTCGGTGCTGGTCGCGATGGGGCTGATCGCCAACGGCTACTTCGGCTTCTACAGCTCCTGGACCGACCTCCTGGGCACCAACGGCGGGCCGGGCACGGTGGTCGACCACCAGCCGAACGCCTCCGTCGCCATCACCGGCGAGCAGAAGTTCTACGCCCAGCAGGGCTCCAACCCGGAGCGGGTCGGCCTGATCCACAAGGTCTCCGTCAAAGGAGCGGGCAGCGGCCTGAGCACCGACGGGTTCGTCTACCTGCCGCCGCAGTACTTCCAGCCCGACTTCGCGCAGCAGAAGTTCCCGATGGCCCTGGTCCTGGCCGGCTACCCCGGCACCCCCGAGAAGCTGATCTCGCTGATGCAGTACCCGGCCTCCGCGCTGGAGGCGATCGACCAGAAGAAGCTCCCGCCGACCATCCTGGTGATGATGCGGCCGACCCTCGTCAACAACCGGGACACCGAGTGCGTGGACGTCCCGAACGGCCCGCAGGTGGAGACCTTCTTCACCAGCGACCTGCCCAAGGCGCTCGGCACCACCTACCGGATCGGCACCGACCCGGCCAACCGGGCCGTGATCGGCAACTCCACCGGCGGCTACTGCGCGCTGAAGTTCGCGCTGCGCAAGCCGGACGCCTACCGGGCCGCCGTCTCCCTCTCCGGCTACTACACCGCGCCGATCGACGAGACCACCGGTGACCTCTTCGGCGGCGACAGCCGGCTGAAGCAGGAGAACGACCTGCTGTGGCGGCTGCAGAACCAGCCGGCCGCGCCGGTCTCGCTGCTGCTGGCCACCGCCCACGACGAGAACAACTACGCCGCCACCCAGGACATGGTGAAGGCGTTCAAGGCGCCGACCAAGCTCTCCACGATCACCCTGGACACCGGCGGCCACAACTTCCACACCTGGACGCGGGAGATCCCGCCGGCGATGGAGTGGCTGGGCAAGCACCTGACGATGCCCCAGGCCGCGTAGCACCCGCCGCGCACACCCCGCCGCGCACTCCCCACCGCACGGCCACCGCGCACCGACCCGCCGCGGCCGCCGGGGCCGTGCGCACGTGGCCGTCCGCACCGCCCCGGCAGGATTAGAGACGGCTCACAGCCCGGTCTCACGGTCCTCTCAGCCGGGCGGCCGAGCGTAGCGTCCATGACCACGACCAGCTTCTCCCCTCCGGCCGGCGAACCGTGGCCGGAGGCCGCGAACTATCCGCCGCCGGAGGTGCCGCAGCCGGCCCCCGGGCTCCCCGGCCCCGCCCCCGTCCCCGGAGCGGCTCCCGCCCCCGCGCCGGCCGAGGCGCTCTTCCCGCCGTGCCCGCCACCCGCCGCCGGTCCCAAGGGCCCGTCGTCCTGGGCCGGCCGGCTGCGCACCCTGGCGGCCCGGTCCTGGCGCGGCCGCGCCGACGACCCGCGCTGGGTGCGCCCCGCGCTGCTGGCGCTGCTGGCCGCCACCGCCGTCCTCTACCTCTGGGGCCTGAGCGCCTCCGGCTGGGCCAACTCCTTCTACTCGGCGGCCGCCCAGGCGGGCAGCCAGAGCTGGAAGGCCTTCTTCTACGGCTCCTCGGACGCCGGGAACTTCATCACCGTCGACAAGCCGCCGCTCGCGCTCTGGCCGATGGCGCTCTCCGCCCGCCTCTTCGGCCTCTCCTCCTGGTCGGTGCTGGCCCCGCAGGCGCTGATGGCGGTCGCCACGGTGGCCACCCTGTACGCGACGGTGCGCCGCCGGTTCTCGCCGCTCGGCGGCCTGCTGGCCGGGGGTGCGCTGGCGCTGACCCCGGTGGCGGCGCTGATGTTCCGGTTCAACAACCCGGACGCGCTGCTGGTGCTGCTGCTCACGCTGGCCGCGTACGGCCTGCTGCGGGCCACCGAGGCGGCCGGCACCCGGTGGCTGGTGTTCACCGGGGTGATGTTCGGACTGGCCTTCCTCACCAAGACGCTCCAGGCCTTCCTCGTGCTGCCCGCGTTCGCGCTGGTCTACCTGGTGGTCGCGCCGACCGGGCTCTGGCGGCGGGTGCGGCAACTGCTGGCCGCCGGCCTGGCCATGGTGGTGGCGGGCGGCTGGTGGGTGGCGGTGGTCGAGCTGGTACCGGCCTCGGCCCGCCCGTACATCGGCGGCTCGCAGGACAACAGCTTCCTCTCGCTCACCTTCGGCTACAACGGCTTCGGCCGGCTCAACGGCGACGAGACCGGCAGTGTCGGCGGCGGTGGCGCCCGGCTGATGGGCGGGGCCGAGGCACCGCCCGGCGGCGGCCGCGCGATGGGCGGCGGCGGCTGGGGCGAGACCGGCATCACCCGGCTGTTCGACGGCGACATCGGCGGGCAGATCGCCTGGCTGATGCCGGCCGCGCTGATCCTGCTGCTGCTCGGGCTCTGGGCGACCCGCCGCTACGCCCGCACCGACACCGCCCGGGCGGCCTTCCTGGTCTGGGGCGGCTGGCTGGTCTGCACCGCGCTGACCTTCAGCTTCATGTCCGGCATCTTCCACCAGTACTACACGGTGGCGCTGGCCCCGGCGGTCGCGGCGCTGGTCGGCATGGGCGTCGACGGCCTCTGGCGGGTCCGGCACCGGCTGCCCTACGCCGCGGTGCTGGGCGCCACGCTGGCGGTCACGGCGGTCTGGGCGTACGTCCTGCTCGGGCGCAGCGCGGACTTCCTGCCGTGGCTGCGCTGGGCGGTCCTGGTCGGCGGGCTCGCCGCCGGGGCGGCGCTGCTGCTGGCCGGGCGGCTGGCGGCACGGCTCGCCACGACGGTCGGGCTGGTGGGTCTGGCGGCGGCGCTGGGCGGTCCGGCGGCGTACGCGGTGGACACCGTGAACACGCCGCACACCGGCTCGATCGTGACGGCCGGTCCGGCGGTCGCGGGCGGGCGGGGGATGGGCCCGGGCGGGATGCGCGGGATGCCGCCCGGCGGCGACGGCCGGTTCTTCCTCAACGGGCAGCAGGGCTCGCCCGGTCAGGGCGGCGCGCCCGGGCAGCTGCCCGGCGGCGCCGCGAACGGCGCGGGCGGCACGGGCGGCGACGGGACGGGCGGCGACGGGACGGGCGGCGGCCGCAACGGACGCGGCGCAGCCGGCGGCTTCGGCGGCACGGGTGGCTTCGGCGGCGGCGGAATGGCCGGCGGCGCCCCCGGCGGCATCGGCGGGCTGCTGAACGGCGCCAGCGTGAGCGACGAGGCCGCCGCCCTGCTCCGGCAGGACGCCGACCGCTACACCTGGGCCGCCGCGACCGGCGGCTCGCAGACCGCCGCCAGCTACCAACTCGCCTCGGGCGAACCGGTGATGGCCCTCGGCGGCTTCAACGGCACCGACCCGTCGCTCGGCCTGGACGCCTTCCGGCAGTACGTCCGGGAGGGCAAGGTGCACTGGTTCATCAGCGGCGGCTCCCGCCGGACGGCCGGCCCCGGCACGGGCACGGGCACCGGGACCGGCACCAGCACCGATCCCGCCGCGACCGCCGCGACCGCCGGTCCGACCGCCGGTGCCGACGGCGGCGCCCAGGAGTCGCAGACCGCCCAGATCGAGACCTGGGTGGCGAGCCACTTCACCGCGAAGACGGTGGGCGGCACCACCTTCTACGACCTGACGCAGACGCCCGCCCCCTGAGCCGCACCTCCTGAGCCGGGAGCCGCGGGAGAACGACGGAGGGGACGCACCGCCCGGCGGCGGTGCGTCCCCTCCGTCGTCGTCCGGCGCGGATCAGTCGGTCGGGCAGCGCGTTCCGGCGGCCGGCGCGGTGCCGTCCGTCAGGAAGGCGTCGACCGCGGCCCGGACGCACTTGCTCCGCCCGTAGCCGATGTGGCCCTCGCCCTCGCGGGTGAGCAGGACGGCGTTGCCGAGCTGGGCGGCGAGCTTCTCGGCCGAGGCGTAGGGCGTCGCCGCGTCGCCGGTCGAGCCGACCACCACGATCGGGGCATCGCTCTTCGAGACGATCGGGTGCGGCTGCTCGGCGGAACGGAACGGCCAGGCACGGCAGTCGGGGTCGAACAGCGCCAGGCTCGGCTCGTGCCGGGTGATCAGCGGGGCCTTCGCCGCCAGGTCGGCGTACGCGGCCTGGAGGGCCTCGCCGGTCGGGACGGCGGTCGCGCCGTCGGCGCAGTGGATGGCGGTGTAGGCGTCGGCGGAGACTCCGTAGTGGCCCTTCTCGTCACGGCCGTAGGCGCCGTCCGCGCGGGCGAGCAGGTTGTCGCCCTTGCTCCGGACCATGGCCCACCCGAGGTCGTTGCGCAGCGCGTCCCAGGTCTTCTCGTCGCCGTAGAGGCTGTCGAGCACGCCGGCCCAGGCGGCGTTGGCGGTGAGGGCGCGCCCGCTCGTGGTGGTGAGCGGCTTCGCCTTGAGCCCGTCGAGGAACTCCGCGAGCTTGTCGGCCGCCTTGGCCGGGTCCTTGCCGAGCGGGCACTGGTCCTGCTTCGCGCAGTACGCGGCGAAGAGCCGCAGCGAGCGCTCGAACCCCGCGTACTGCACGATGTTGTGCTGGGCCAGCGGCACGGACGGGTCGACCGCACCGTCCAGCACCAGCCGCCCGACCCGGTCGGGGAACTCCTCGGCGTAGAGGCTGCCGAGGTAGGTGCCGTACGACATGCCGAAGTAGTTGAGCTTCTGGTCGCCCAGCGCGGCCCGCAGGACGTCCATGTCGCGGGCGGTGTCGCGGGTGCCGATGAACGGCAGCAGCTTGGCGAACTTGGCCTGGCAGGCGTCGGCGAGCACCTTGCCGTGGTCGTCGCCCGGGGTGTCGGTGGCGAGCCACTCGTCGCGGGCCTTGTCGTCCAGGCAGTTCAGCGGCGTGGTCAGACCGACGCCGCGCGGGTCGAAGCCGACCACGTCGAAGCGGTCGTGCATCGGGCCGTCGAACTGCGCGGGGGCGGCCTTGACCATGCCGACGCCGGAGCCGCCGGGCCCGCCGGGGTTGACCAGCAGGGAGCCGAGCCGCTGGTCCTGCCTGGCGACGGGGACCCGGACGACGGCCACGGCCAGCGGGTCGCCGGCCGGATGGGCGTAGTCCAGCGGGACGTTGAGCGAGCCGCACTGCAGCACCGACTCGTCGACCTTGGCGGTCTTCGGGTCGTCGGCGCAGGGCGCCCAGGCGATCTGCTGGCCGTAGAAGGGCTTGAGTGCCGGGTCGGCCGCGCCGGTGGGCCTGGGCGTCGGCGTGGGCGGGGTGGTCGGCGACGCGCTGGGCGTGGCCGGGGCGGCGGCCGGTGACGGCGTGCCGGAGGCCGCGTCGGTGGCGGTGGATCCGCCCGAGCCGGCGCAGCCGGCCAGGAGGGCGGCGGCGACGGCCGCGGGCAGGGCGCGCCGGGAGAACCGGGTGATCATCGAATGCACCGCACACGAATATCACCTGACCGTCACACCGGTCATATCGTGATCGGCCGGCGGACGGCGAAGGGGGGCAAAGCGTGACGGAACGTTTCCTCAACCGCCGCACTGCTGGAGCATGGCCCTCTTGTCCGCCTCGGTGACGGGCAGTCGGTACTTCAGCGAGACCTGGGCGAAGCGCACCGCGTACGAGCAGCGGACGGCGGTGTTGGCCGGGAGCCAGGCGGCGGGACCGGAGTCGCCCTTGGAGGCGTTCTGCGAGCCGTCGGCCGGGACGAGGTTGAGCGGATCGTTGGCGATCTGCACGCGCTTGGCCTTGTCCCACGTCGACGCGCCCATCTGCCAGTCGTAGGACAGCGGCATCACATGGTCGATCTGGATCTTCGAGGCCTGCTGTTTGCTCCACCGGACGGTCTTCCCGGTGTACGGGTCGTCGATGGTCATGGCGGTGACGGTGCAGGCCGAACCGTCCTTGTGCTCGACCGAGCGGCCGTCCCGGGCCAGCAGGTCGTTGCGGGTGTCGCAGTTGTTGTGGCCGCCCGGGACGCCGTCGACGTTGTCCGTCCAGGCCGGGCCGAACTCGTCGCGGTCGTAGCCGTCCTTGGGTCCGGCGGCGGCGGTGGTGACATTGGCGATGATGTCGCGGCCGGCCTTCCGTTCCTCGGGCGTGGTCAGCGGCGCCAGGCCGGGCCTGGTGCCGTCGGGATTCTGCAGCGGGCTGGTGCCCGCGCCGGCGGGCCCGGCCGCCTCGGTGGCCGGCTTCCCGGCACCCCCGGTGCAACCGGCCAGCGCCGGCGTGGATATCAGGAAGGCGACGGCGGCGAGCAGGGCGGTGCGGCGGGCGGGCACGGGGACTCCCGGACTGGGGGGGTGGCTGACGGCGCCCCAGCAGACCAGTCGCCCCACGGGCCGTCAAGGCGGCGCGGCACGGAGCGTTCGAGCATGTCGAAGCTCACACCCCGGCGCCCGCCCGACCCCGCCCCGCCACCGCCCGCCCGGGCTCAGCCCCCGATCGCGGACATCGGCCGGTCCGGCTGGACGAAATCGGCCGAATTGATCGCGTGGCCGGGGCCCTTGCGCCCGATGGTGGCCCGCCAGGCGGCCTCGATCCGGTCGTCGTCCGCGCCGCCGCGCAGCAGTGCCCGCAGGTCGGACTCCTCGGTGGCGAACAGGCAGTTGCGCAACTGGCCGTCGGCGGTGAGGCGGACGCGGTCGCAGCCGCCGCAGAACGGGCGGGTGACGGACGCGATCACGCCGACCACGGTGTCGGTGCCGGCGATCCGCCACTCCTCGGCCGGCGCGTTCCCGTGCCGGCCGACCGGGACGAGGTCCCACCGGGTGCCGAGGACGGCGAGGATCTCGTCGGCGGTGACCATCGTCGCCCGGTCCCAGGCGCCCTGCGCGTCCAGCGGCATGGACTCGATGAACCGCATCCGGTAGCCGTGCTCGGCGGCGAACTCCACCAGGTCGAGGATCTCGTCGTCGTTGACCCCGCGCACCGGCACCGCGTTGACCTTCACCGGCGCGAGCCCGGCGGCCTGCGCGGCGGCCAGGCCGGCGAGGACGTCGGCGAGCCGGTCCCGGCGGGTGATCGCCGCGTACCGCTCGGGGCGCAGGGTGTCCAGGCTGACGTTCACCCGGTGCAGGCCGGCCCGGTGCAGCGCGTCGGCGGTGCGGGCCAGGCCGATGCCGTTGGTGGTCAGCGAGACCTCGGGGCCGAGGGCGGTGATCCGCCGGACCAGGTCGGGCAGGCCGCGGCGCAGCAGCGGCTCGCCCCCGGTCAGCCGGACGGAGCCGATGCCCAGCCGCCCGGCGGCGATCCGCACCAGCCGGACCACCTCGTCGTCGCTCAGCACCTCGGCCTTCGGCAGCCAGTTCAGGCCGTCGGCCGGCATGCAGTAGGTGCAGCGCAGGTTGCAGCGGTCGGTGAGGGAGACCCGCAGGTCGGTGTGGACCCTGCCGAAGCGGTCCGACAGCGGGCGCGGTGCGGTGTTCATCGGCCCAGTACAGGGGCAGCCGGGCCGGGATACCAGCGGCCGAACCACCGGGGAGCTGCCCCGACCTGCGGGTTCTCCTTGTGCGTTCGTACAACTGTGGCTTCCTACGGCTGCGCCGGGGCACCCCGGACGGGCAGGCTGGGTCCATGCGCGACAGCACGGGGACCAGTGGCCGGACGGGTGGTGATCGGCCGGTCGCCGCCCTGGTGCTGGCCGCCGGGGGCGGGCGGCGGCTCGGTGGCCGGCCGAAGGCGCTGATCCGGTACCGGGGCCGGCCGCTGGTCGAGCACGCGGCGGGGGTGGTCCGGGCCGGCGGCTGCGCCTCGGTGACGGTGGTGCTGGGCGCGGCCGGGGACCGGGTCCGCTCCACCGCCCATCTGCCGGGCTGCCGGCTGGTGGCCAATCCGGACTGGGCCGGCGGGATGGGCTCCTCGCTGCGGGCCGGGCTGGCCGCCCTGGCGCCGGAGGCCTCGGCCGTCCTGGTGATGCTGGTGGACACCCCCGGTGTCACCCCGGCGGCGGTGGCCCGGCTGCTCGGCGCCCACCGGGCCGGCGCCGAGCTGGCGGCGGCGGCCTACGCGGGGCGGCGCGGGCACCCCGTCCTGATCGGCGCCCGGCACTTCGCCGAGGCTGCGGCGGGCGCCACCGGCGACTCCGGCGCGCGGGCTCTGCTGGCGGCGCACGCCGACGGGATCACGCTCGTCGAGTGCGCCGACATCGCCGTCCCCGACGACCTGGACACCCCCGCCGACCTCGCCCGTTGGACGACGGGGTGATCCTCTCCCGGTCCGGACCGGCGGCCGGTCCCCCCACGGGGTGGGGCGGGCTCCTCCTCCCCGACGAGGGATCGACCGCACACCCCTGATCTGTCCCTGAGGATTGCCCCATTCCGCGCCGCGGCCCCCGCGTTTCGGGGAGCATGGGACACGTCCTTCCCCTCGATTCGAACGGACGGTGCCCGCGATGTCCGGACTGCCCGACGACTTCACCGGACGCGACCCCGCACAGCACGGGCCGGTGGCGGGTGGTGGCGCCCGGGCGATCCGCTGCCCCGCCTGTCGGCGCGAGCACCTGTACGAGCCGCCGTCGCTGCCCTGCCCGTGCGGCGCCTCGCTCAAGGTGCCGCTGCTGCGCGGCGGCGTGCCGGTCCAGGTGCGGTTCCGGTCCTGGGAGGACTCCTGGCTGAACATGCGCTGCCCGCACTGCGGCCGCTCCGACCAGTGGCCGCAGCCCGAGTTCACCTGCAACTGCGGCGCGACCGTGCGGCTGCCGGTGGACC of the Kitasatospora sp. NBC_01246 genome contains:
- a CDS encoding glycosyltransferase family 39 protein, encoding MTTTSFSPPAGEPWPEAANYPPPEVPQPAPGLPGPAPVPGAAPAPAPAEALFPPCPPPAAGPKGPSSWAGRLRTLAARSWRGRADDPRWVRPALLALLAATAVLYLWGLSASGWANSFYSAAAQAGSQSWKAFFYGSSDAGNFITVDKPPLALWPMALSARLFGLSSWSVLAPQALMAVATVATLYATVRRRFSPLGGLLAGGALALTPVAALMFRFNNPDALLVLLLTLAAYGLLRATEAAGTRWLVFTGVMFGLAFLTKTLQAFLVLPAFALVYLVVAPTGLWRRVRQLLAAGLAMVVAGGWWVAVVELVPASARPYIGGSQDNSFLSLTFGYNGFGRLNGDETGSVGGGGARLMGGAEAPPGGGRAMGGGGWGETGITRLFDGDIGGQIAWLMPAALILLLLGLWATRRYARTDTARAAFLVWGGWLVCTALTFSFMSGIFHQYYTVALAPAVAALVGMGVDGLWRVRHRLPYAAVLGATLAVTAVWAYVLLGRSADFLPWLRWAVLVGGLAAGAALLLAGRLAARLATTVGLVGLAAALGGPAAYAVDTVNTPHTGSIVTAGPAVAGGRGMGPGGMRGMPPGGDGRFFLNGQQGSPGQGGAPGQLPGGAANGAGGTGGDGTGGDGTGGGRNGRGAAGGFGGTGGFGGGGMAGGAPGGIGGLLNGASVSDEAAALLRQDADRYTWAAATGGSQTAASYQLASGEPVMALGGFNGTDPSLGLDAFRQYVREGKVHWFISGGSRRTAGPGTGTGTGTGTSTDPAATAATAGPTAGADGGAQESQTAQIETWVASHFTAKTVGGTTFYDLTQTPAP
- a CDS encoding nucleotidyltransferase family protein codes for the protein MRDSTGTSGRTGGDRPVAALVLAAGGGRRLGGRPKALIRYRGRPLVEHAAGVVRAGGCASVTVVLGAAGDRVRSTAHLPGCRLVANPDWAGGMGSSLRAGLAALAPEASAVLVMLVDTPGVTPAAVARLLGAHRAGAELAAAAYAGRRGHPVLIGARHFAEAAAGATGDSGARALLAAHADGITLVECADIAVPDDLDTPADLARWTTG
- a CDS encoding HNH endonuclease family protein yields the protein MPARRTALLAAVAFLISTPALAGCTGGAGKPATEAAGPAGAGTSPLQNPDGTRPGLAPLTTPEERKAGRDIIANVTTAAAGPKDGYDRDEFGPAWTDNVDGVPGGHNNCDTRNDLLARDGRSVEHKDGSACTVTAMTIDDPYTGKTVRWSKQQASKIQIDHVMPLSYDWQMGASTWDKAKRVQIANDPLNLVPADGSQNASKGDSGPAAWLPANTAVRCSYAVRFAQVSLKYRLPVTEADKRAMLQQCGG
- a CDS encoding alpha/beta hydrolase, producing the protein MLRLTGLPLQIIASLLAIGVFAATMWLWPRFGGRGWQAWLGRIGAFLATQISVLVAMGLIANGYFGFYSSWTDLLGTNGGPGTVVDHQPNASVAITGEQKFYAQQGSNPERVGLIHKVSVKGAGSGLSTDGFVYLPPQYFQPDFAQQKFPMALVLAGYPGTPEKLISLMQYPASALEAIDQKKLPPTILVMMRPTLVNNRDTECVDVPNGPQVETFFTSDLPKALGTTYRIGTDPANRAVIGNSTGGYCALKFALRKPDAYRAAVSLSGYYTAPIDETTGDLFGGDSRLKQENDLLWRLQNQPAAPVSLLLATAHDENNYAATQDMVKAFKAPTKLSTITLDTGGHNFHTWTREIPPAMEWLGKHLTMPQAA
- a CDS encoding alpha/beta hydrolase, translated to MITRFSRRALPAAVAAALLAGCAGSGGSTATDAASGTPSPAAAPATPSASPTTPPTPTPRPTGAADPALKPFYGQQIAWAPCADDPKTAKVDESVLQCGSLNVPLDYAHPAGDPLAVAVVRVPVARQDQRLGSLLVNPGGPGGSGVGMVKAAPAQFDGPMHDRFDVVGFDPRGVGLTTPLNCLDDKARDEWLATDTPGDDHGKVLADACQAKFAKLLPFIGTRDTARDMDVLRAALGDQKLNYFGMSYGTYLGSLYAEEFPDRVGRLVLDGAVDPSVPLAQHNIVQYAGFERSLRLFAAYCAKQDQCPLGKDPAKAADKLAEFLDGLKAKPLTTTSGRALTANAAWAGVLDSLYGDEKTWDALRNDLGWAMVRSKGDNLLARADGAYGRDEKGHYGVSADAYTAIHCADGATAVPTGEALQAAYADLAAKAPLITRHEPSLALFDPDCRAWPFRSAEQPHPIVSKSDAPIVVVGSTGDAATPYASAEKLAAQLGNAVLLTREGEGHIGYGRSKCVRAAVDAFLTDGTAPAAGTRCPTD
- the moaA gene encoding GTP 3',8-cyclase MoaA — its product is MNTAPRPLSDRFGRVHTDLRVSLTDRCNLRCTYCMPADGLNWLPKAEVLSDDEVVRLVRIAAGRLGIGSVRLTGGEPLLRRGLPDLVRRITALGPEVSLTTNGIGLARTADALHRAGLHRVNVSLDTLRPERYAAITRRDRLADVLAGLAAAQAAGLAPVKVNAVPVRGVNDDEILDLVEFAAEHGYRMRFIESMPLDAQGAWDRATMVTADEILAVLGTRWDLVPVGRHGNAPAEEWRIAGTDTVVGVIASVTRPFCGGCDRVRLTADGQLRNCLFATEESDLRALLRGGADDDRIEAAWRATIGRKGPGHAINSADFVQPDRPMSAIGG